In Erigeron canadensis isolate Cc75 chromosome 8, C_canadensis_v1, whole genome shotgun sequence, the DNA window TTGGGGGCCGACCTAGAGAGGTCCAAAAGTGGCTCACGCTCCGCTAATTTCGACAAATAGCTATTCGTTACccatttaaacgctaaaacGAGACCGTAAACATAATCTAACTCAACGTTACgttaaaacatgtcaaaacgTTCCGGaatttatcatttaatcatACCTTAAATTTCGTTTCGTTACAAGTCAACATAGGTCAAAAGTCGCGAATGTTACACCTCACCTCATTTGAAGGGCATTATAAAGAAGCCTTGCTCCATGTGAATACGGAAGAAAGCCCCTTGATAACTTGTCAAAAGATACTCTTTGGAGGGTTGCTACTCTTAGTCTAACAAAAAAATCATTCATTTTTACGCATTGTCAAAGTAGACTTCTGGTCTAGTCCGGGAACAAAACAACAGTAGTGCAGCTTAACACAAAAAAAAGGGAGCCAAACACACTCTGAGAAAACCCCCAACATAAATCACACCGCCATAGTCAAAACCCCATCATCCACCGTAGCTCACCACCCGACCCAACCATACCAACCATGGGCGATGATGATGATCCAACTATACGTATCCTATGCCGCAAACTTATTCTCACCCCCaaatcacaacaacaacaagcaTCAGTAGGCATTCAATGGCTAATTGGTTCCCCATTTTTTCCTCAATTCACAATCATCTCAACCCTCAGATGCATTCACACTCTTCCTTCCGATCCCCTCTCTCCTGACTTTACTAAAGAAGCAggtacacatatatatagaaattttatatcttttatcgAAAGGTAattctcattttattttttatttttgggcaGATGATATGAGGTCATTGTTACCTAGAGGATTTGAGGTAATTGGAGCTTTGATTCTTGGCGGTGCAACCCACTTGAATGCCGACGCCTGTGGTCGAGATGCCATAGATGCCTCAAGTCGAATGAGTAAGGCTCTTTCTCGGACGGAGAATCGTAGTTTAGTTGGAGCTGTTGTCGATCCAAGTTCCGGTGAAATTCGTTTCTTTGTATCGAACTCGAGTGTCGTTGAGTCAGTCACTTCAGTTGTGTATGAAGACCAGCCTGAGAAGTATGTTTGGGAGAGAGGTTGTATTCTGAATTGTGAACTTCCAATCAAGTTGCCTGTGTATTACTCCGTTAAAAAAAATCCGAAAGGTATGTCGTTTTCCACGTATGCAAGGTTTTTGTGTCCGTATTTTTTACGCGTTTCTGTAAAGTTATCTGGCATAGGTTGTTAGTCACGAAGCCCTAATTGTTTGTTAGTCACAcgtagtgtgtgtgtgtatatatatatagtagttttCTAGTTACTGCGTGTTTGTGTGTGACTGATAAGGAGATGACAATGTATTTTGTTACTTGCTCAAGATATGAGGTATAAACAACATCCCATGTGGATCTTGTACTTTATGGACTTCCTACATGGCTTGCATCAGAGAACCCAATAGTTTGAGTGTGCCATAGTTGGGGTAGTGTAGGCCTTCCCTTGGTGTACTTTTATGATACGCTTGGGCCCATCTTAGTTGTGAACTTGTGATCATCAATTGGTTGTTTTATTTGGGTCACGTACATACGGCTTGCTTATACTCTTGCAAGCAAGGCGAGAAGCGATTCTCTTAGCTTAAGGGTCAGATCATCATGACACATTTGTTGCCAGGTTAGAACAGTATTCACTTTTTGCAGGTTAGATCATGCCCTATGTAGTTGGGTCATAGGTTAATTCTATTGACAGGCTAACTAGATTGCCAAATAGGCATGTTCCGAAGCATTTTTATATTGACTATGCCATAGTCACCAAATTTTGTGTctagttttaattaatatggAGCAGTGAGTGAAACTGCATGTTTGTTTCAAAATAATGCAATGTACGAGATTTTGTTACTTTTTGTTTCAGATGCAGAAGACATGCTAACTCTTGCAACTGAGTCTGTTGCTGCTAAACTTAGAGACTCCAAAACAACATATCTACTAGAAACTCTTAGTGAGTCCGTGATTATTCGTACCAAAGATGTGAATCTCTCAGCAGAGACGCTTTCAGATGACACTTCTCAAGAATCTAAAGCAAATTCTTTATTGTGCTCCTATTTTAGTTCTGAGAATAAAAATCGAAAATGTTGTTCGACAGAGGTAATTTCATATTGATGCAGTTAATTACGAAGTTTTTAAGGGTGAAGTTTTTGACCCCTTCTTTTATGAATGGGTCGATTTGTgctatattttatatatcacaGGTCAAACGAGAAAAGTTAATAATATAGCTAAAACATTAGATTACATTGCACATTAGATATCCCTGTTCAATCTGCCCAGTTACTCTTCTAGACAGACTCACAGACATGCCCTTTTTGCTTGTAGTTGGCCTGTTTCAATGATTTTTCGAGATTTGCATCATTGTGATACTTCTTTTATTTAGAATGCAGATAAAATCCAAGTAACCTTCTTTCTATCTACATCAGAGGCCTCTTTAAAACCTGTTGCACCTATTGCTGAATATGTACCAGGTATGGATGAATTTAGCGCCTTTTTATAATCACATGGTATAGGTAGTTTTTCAACCCATTGacttatagatagatagatccGGGTTATATGTTTTATCTCAAGGcctcaaattatttttttctagaATTCAATGTATTTTTTCTAGCAAAAAAGGTTGATAACCAGCAACGCACTATCGGCCCCCTATCTTCAAGGTGGAGGCATACCTGACACACTGAGTGGTTGTGGCTATGGGAAGTGTCCGGGCCTCAAACCCGAGTATGTGTACTATTTGTGCCAAGGTTGCGCCCACCCATTACCAACTGAGCTTCACGCCATTGGCAAAATTCCTTGCATTTCTTCCATCACAAAGTGTAACATctacatttttttgttgttggagCTACAGGTGAAGCCAAGCTTCTAATTGTAgactataaattaaaagttatctGCTATGCGGCGAAGGACCTTCGGCTGAAAGATGAAGTTTTAAAGTTGATTATTCCTGCGTTAGTGGACCAGTTACATACTATGAAGGACATGACCCTACCCAATCTATTATCGCAACATCCAAAGGTTTAAAGATGCTGTTAACTAATGTtctctatatttatttttactttgcTTCTATCTTAATTATTGCAAACTTGATTTTTTATAGCTACATCCATATCACTTCAATCCTCCAGGATTCCTGCACCCGATAACTGCCATTTACGAATCACTTTATGGCGAAACAGAAATGAAGCAAGGTACTATGCGGTACTAATTTTTTTCATGGTCATCACAATGTATAGAATTATCTTCCAGACGAAAAGGCTAGGTCTTTATTAGCTTAAATCGGTGGTCCAGGTTTTTTTTGGGAGCCGGGGGTTGGTTATTGCTccagaggggggggggggttggtgAGAGTTAAACTGGCCGAGTCCAGGTGGGTGACACGCCAGCAAACCCCCTTTGTACGTTTTTACtacttatataaataattactgAATGATTTATGATTACCAAGAGGTTATACTTTGGTATGAGTTGAATTAGccttaaaatacatatatgaaaTGGGAATCTTGTATGGCTCGAGCTATTGAAGAACTGcttatatattgatttatttaaatGGAGAGGGTATGCTGGTTTACCTAATTCTGATGCATGGTTTTGCCgtctccagttgagatcagaagatcTCTTCATTTGAGGCTTGGATTACCTTTGGATCGACCTCTTTTAAGAATCGCTAGTGCTCTGAACTTGTCGATTGCAAAGGAAAGTGCGAGTGGAAATACTTCACGAAACGgtaatttgattttataatcCAGTGTGTAATCAGTTGTTATATCCTTGTGGGTTGCTAACAAGTTGTTGCAAAATCAGGAAGTCCTATGCTCAAGGATGTACACATTGGGATCCCAGGTAGTGGAGGTAAGTAGTTTCACGAAGCCTTTTTGTCTTTTAGGGTGTTTGGATGTGGCTTATCATAGTAGTGAGTGGTGTTCTTACAACAACTCGTCATCTTCTCCAAACCTGATTAGTTGTACCCTAAATAGTTAAGTTGATATTTTGTGATTGCCACAAAAAATTCACAATCAGTTACTGTGAAACACTTAAAACCGACTAATTGTCACTTTAAGCACACATTGAAAGACCCCCTATAGGTCAGTATTGTTTCCTCTTATTGTTTTATTGAAAATATTCATTAGAATAGGCAATCTTGGATCATATGTTTTCAATGGGTCAATCTGGGGTATGGTTAATAAAAGTAGCATTAAAGGAAACGGGTCAATGGGTTTCCAGCAGTTTGAAAGTCATCAAAGTTATATTTTTGATGCTGTAAATGTCCAAATCAATTGATGCAAATGATTAGATTCTTATTGATCATATTCAACACTGCTTATCTACTAAATGCTTTAATGCAGTTCATGGAGGAGTTGTATCTCTGGTT includes these proteins:
- the LOC122579036 gene encoding probable Ufm1-specific protease, giving the protein MGDDDDPTIRILCRKLILTPKSQQQQASVGIQWLIGSPFFPQFTIISTLRCIHTLPSDPLSPDFTKEADDMRSLLPRGFEVIGALILGGATHLNADACGRDAIDASSRMSKALSRTENRSLVGAVVDPSSGEIRFFVSNSSVVESVTSVVYEDQPEKYVWERGCILNCELPIKLPVYYSVKKNPKDAEDMLTLATESVAAKLRDSKTTYLLETLSESVIIRTKDVNLSAETLSDDTSQESKANSLLCSYFSSENKNRKCCSTENADKIQVTFFLSTSEASLKPVAPIAEYVPGEAKLLIVDYKLKVICYAAKDLRLKDEVLKLIIPALVDQLHTMKDMTLPNLLSQHPKLHPYHFNPPGFLHPITAIYESLYGETEMKQVEIRRSLHLRLGLPLDRPLLRIASALNLSIAKESASGNTSRNGSPMLKDVHIGIPGSGVHGGVVSLVQGSYDYHHYLQDGFDDSGWGCAYRSLQTIVSWFRIQQYTSINVPSHREIQQSLVEIGDKDPSFIGSREWIGAIELSFVLDKLLGVSCKVINVRSGDELPEKCRELAMHFETQGTPIMIGGGVLAYTLLGVDYNETSGDCAFLILDPHYTGSDDLKKVVNGGWCGWKKAVDSKGKHFFLHNKFYNLLLPQRPNMV